The following are encoded in a window of Carya illinoinensis cultivar Pawnee chromosome 15, C.illinoinensisPawnee_v1, whole genome shotgun sequence genomic DNA:
- the LOC122297471 gene encoding protein DETOXIFICATION 27-like isoform X1, which translates to MGSLVHRDDDVDINQPLLPESTSHLGSKASTSEEEDQETKQLASRIWIETRKLWKIVGPAIFSRVVSYSMNVITQAFAGHLGEVELAAISIANTVIVGFNFGLLLGMASALETLCGQAFGAKRYRMLGIYLQRSWIVLFLCCFVLLPFYIFAAPILKLLGQPDDVAESSGVVACWLIPLHFSFAFQFPLQRFLQSQLKNIVIAWVSLAGLIVNVLMSWLLIYVFDFGLVGAAVSLDISWWVLVFGLYGYAVCGGCPLTWSGFSMEAFSGLWEFLKLSAASGVMLCLENWYYRILILMTGFLQNATLAVDALSVCMTINGWELMIPLAFFAGTGVRVANELGAGNGKAAKFATIVSVTQSSVIGVFFCVLIMIFHNKIAYIFSSDTDVLEAVDKLSVLLAVTILLNSVQPVLSGVAVGSGWQAMVAYINLGCYYIIGLPLGILMGWVFNFGVMGIWGGMVFGGTAVQTLILAVITIRCDWEKQAEIAQQRVSRWSSTPKQEDDQT; encoded by the exons ATGGGGAGTCTCGTCCACAGAGATGATGATGTTGATATTAATCAACCTCTACTACCGGAATCAACCTCACACCTTGGATCAAAAGCGTCAACATCcgaagaagaagatcaagaaactAAACAACTTGCATCCAGGATCTGGATAGAAACTAGGAAACTATGGAAAATCGTGGGTCCTGCCATCTTCAGCCGCGTTGTTTCCTACAGCATGAACGTTATCACCCAAGCCTTCGCCGGCCACCTTGGCGAAGTTGAACTCGCTGCCATTTCCATTGCCAACACTGTAATCGTCGGCTTCAATTTTGGCCTCCTG TTGGGGATGGCAAGTGCATTAGAAACGCTTTGTGGGCAAGCCTTTGGGGCCAAGAGATACCGGATGCTGGGAATATATCTGCAGCGGTCATGGATTGTGCTCTTCCTCTGTTGTTTCGTGCTATTACCTTTTTACATCTTCGCCGCCCCGATTCTGAAACTCCTAGGTCAGCCCGACGACGTGGCGGAGTCGTCAGGGGTGGTGGCTTGTTGGCTAATTCCCTTGCACTTTAGCTTTGCGTTTCAGTTCCCATTGCAGAGATTCTTGCAGTCACAGCTCAAGAACATAGTGATTGCGTGGGTTTCTTTAGCGGGTCTAATTGTTAATGTGTTGATGAGTTGGCTCTTAATTTATGTATTCGATTTTGGGCTTGTGGGTGCTGCTGTTTCTTTGGATATCTCGTGGTGGGTCTTGGTTTTTGGGTTGTATGGCTATGCTGTGTGTGGTGGGTGTCCTTTGACTTGGTCCGGATTCTCAATGGAAGCATTTTCTGGACTTTGGGAGTTTCTCAAACTCTCAGCTGCTTCTGGAGTCATGCTTTG CTTGGAGAATTGGTACTACAGAATACTAATTCTAATGACTGGATTCTTGCAGAATGCTACTCTTGCTGTGGATGCCTTGTCGGTCTG CATGACGATCAATGGATGGGAGCTAATGATTCCTTTGGCTTTCTTTGCCGGCACCGG AGTACGGGTTGCCAATGAGCTTGGAGCTGGGAATGGTAAGGCAGCAAAATTTGCAACAATTGTCTCTGTGACACAGTCTTCTGTGATTGGTGTATTCTTCTGCGTGCTGATCATGATATTCCATAACAAGATTGCATATATATTCAGTTCCGACACTGATGTGCTCGAAGCAGTTGATAAGCTGTCAGTATTGTTAGCCGTCACCATTCTTCTTAACAGCGTCCAACCTGTTTTATCAG GAGTGGCTGTTGGATCGGGATGGCAGGCAATGGTTGCATATATAAATCTGGGTTGCTACTACATAATTGGGCTCCCCCTTGGAATTCTAATGGGATGGGTCTTCAACTTTGGAGTTATG GGAATATGGGGTGGAATGGTTTTTGGTGGGACTGCCGTCCAAACATTGATTTTGGCTGTCATAACAATTCGATGCGATTGGGAAAAACAG GCCGAGATAGCCCAGCAGCGTGTAAGCAGATGGTCAAGTACTCCTAAACAAGAAGATGATCAAACCTAA
- the LOC122297471 gene encoding protein DETOXIFICATION 27-like isoform X2 yields MGSLVHRDDDVDINQPLLPESTSHLGSKASTSEEEDQETKQLASRIWIETRKLWKIVGPAIFSRVVSYSMNVITQAFAGHLGEVELAAISIANTVIVGFNFGLLLGMASALETLCGQAFGAKRYRMLGIYLQRSWIVLFLCCFVLLPFYIFAAPILKLLGQPDDVAESSGVVACWLIPLHFSFAFQFPLQRFLQSQLKNIVIAWVSLAGLIVNVLMSWLLIYVFDFGLVGAAVSLDISWWVLVFGLYGYAVCGGCPLTWSGFSMEAFSGLWEFLKLSAASGVMLCLENWYYRILILMTGFLQNATLAVDALSVCMTINGWELMIPLAFFAGTGSDTDVLEAVDKLSVLLAVTILLNSVQPVLSGVAVGSGWQAMVAYINLGCYYIIGLPLGILMGWVFNFGVMGIWGGMVFGGTAVQTLILAVITIRCDWEKQAEIAQQRVSRWSSTPKQEDDQT; encoded by the exons ATGGGGAGTCTCGTCCACAGAGATGATGATGTTGATATTAATCAACCTCTACTACCGGAATCAACCTCACACCTTGGATCAAAAGCGTCAACATCcgaagaagaagatcaagaaactAAACAACTTGCATCCAGGATCTGGATAGAAACTAGGAAACTATGGAAAATCGTGGGTCCTGCCATCTTCAGCCGCGTTGTTTCCTACAGCATGAACGTTATCACCCAAGCCTTCGCCGGCCACCTTGGCGAAGTTGAACTCGCTGCCATTTCCATTGCCAACACTGTAATCGTCGGCTTCAATTTTGGCCTCCTG TTGGGGATGGCAAGTGCATTAGAAACGCTTTGTGGGCAAGCCTTTGGGGCCAAGAGATACCGGATGCTGGGAATATATCTGCAGCGGTCATGGATTGTGCTCTTCCTCTGTTGTTTCGTGCTATTACCTTTTTACATCTTCGCCGCCCCGATTCTGAAACTCCTAGGTCAGCCCGACGACGTGGCGGAGTCGTCAGGGGTGGTGGCTTGTTGGCTAATTCCCTTGCACTTTAGCTTTGCGTTTCAGTTCCCATTGCAGAGATTCTTGCAGTCACAGCTCAAGAACATAGTGATTGCGTGGGTTTCTTTAGCGGGTCTAATTGTTAATGTGTTGATGAGTTGGCTCTTAATTTATGTATTCGATTTTGGGCTTGTGGGTGCTGCTGTTTCTTTGGATATCTCGTGGTGGGTCTTGGTTTTTGGGTTGTATGGCTATGCTGTGTGTGGTGGGTGTCCTTTGACTTGGTCCGGATTCTCAATGGAAGCATTTTCTGGACTTTGGGAGTTTCTCAAACTCTCAGCTGCTTCTGGAGTCATGCTTTG CTTGGAGAATTGGTACTACAGAATACTAATTCTAATGACTGGATTCTTGCAGAATGCTACTCTTGCTGTGGATGCCTTGTCGGTCTG CATGACGATCAATGGATGGGAGCTAATGATTCCTTTGGCTTTCTTTGCCGGCACCGG TTCCGACACTGATGTGCTCGAAGCAGTTGATAAGCTGTCAGTATTGTTAGCCGTCACCATTCTTCTTAACAGCGTCCAACCTGTTTTATCAG GAGTGGCTGTTGGATCGGGATGGCAGGCAATGGTTGCATATATAAATCTGGGTTGCTACTACATAATTGGGCTCCCCCTTGGAATTCTAATGGGATGGGTCTTCAACTTTGGAGTTATG GGAATATGGGGTGGAATGGTTTTTGGTGGGACTGCCGTCCAAACATTGATTTTGGCTGTCATAACAATTCGATGCGATTGGGAAAAACAG GCCGAGATAGCCCAGCAGCGTGTAAGCAGATGGTCAAGTACTCCTAAACAAGAAGATGATCAAACCTAA